A single genomic interval of Alcaligenes sp. SDU_A2 harbors:
- a CDS encoding 16S rRNA (uracil(1498)-N(3))-methyltransferase has product MAAPRFYHPLPLEAGADIALPEALAHHAIRVLRLTDGADILLFDGHGAQYPATLHIEGKKGRASLGQAQTPPTELNGNITVLQGIAAGDKMDWIIEKSVELGVRRFVPIRARRSVLQLNAERQAKRLVHWQRVIESASEQCGRNRLMELAEPVTLAEYWQQAAQGLHLFCDPDAEQTLAQTLAPEHHDVVLLIGPEGGWAEQERASAVQAQARAIRFGHRVLRTETAALALTSAISALQGWE; this is encoded by the coding sequence ATGGCGGCTCCCCGTTTTTACCATCCACTCCCCCTGGAGGCCGGCGCGGACATCGCCCTGCCTGAAGCGCTGGCCCATCATGCGATCCGCGTGCTCCGTCTGACCGACGGTGCCGATATCCTGCTGTTTGACGGACACGGAGCCCAGTACCCGGCCACCCTGCACATAGAAGGCAAGAAAGGCCGCGCATCGCTAGGGCAGGCGCAGACCCCGCCCACCGAGCTGAACGGCAACATTACCGTGCTGCAGGGCATAGCCGCAGGCGACAAAATGGACTGGATCATCGAAAAATCCGTCGAGCTTGGCGTGCGCCGCTTCGTGCCCATACGAGCCCGCCGCAGCGTGCTGCAGCTCAATGCCGAACGTCAGGCCAAACGACTGGTGCATTGGCAACGCGTCATTGAGTCGGCCAGCGAACAATGCGGACGCAACCGTTTAATGGAACTGGCCGAACCTGTCACCTTGGCCGAATATTGGCAGCAAGCCGCGCAGGGACTGCACTTGTTTTGCGACCCAGATGCCGAACAAACGCTGGCACAGACACTGGCTCCAGAACATCACGACGTTGTGCTGCTGATCGGCCCCGAAGGCGGTTGGGCCGAACAAGAACGCGCCAGCGCAGTGCAGGCACAGGCCCGTGCCATCCGTTTCGGCCACCGTGTCTTGCGCACCGAGACAGCCGCTCTGGCCCTGACCTCGGCCATCAGCGCGCTACAAGGCTGGGAATAA